The window TCCCTGGGCTCTCTTTGCTTGGATAAATGatctctctgctctctggctGTGAAACGGGTTTAATTATACTCTTTCTTCTGGGAGCTGAGGTTTAACTCTTTCAGTGCTTGGCTGGTAGAGCAGTATTATACCACTGGGCTGCTAACCAGTCTCTTGATCCACTCTGGTCTTCCCTGGGGCACATGGGCCTGAgctttccctgttttcctccttctcccagacAATGGAATTGGCTCGTAACCCTGCCATGATGCAGGAGATGATGCGGAACCAGGACCGTGCTTTGAGTAACCTCGAGAGCATTCCAGGAGGATACAATGCCCTGCGTCGGATGTACACGGACATCCAGGAGCCCATGTTTAGTGCAGCCAGGGAGCAGGTAATGGCTGCATTCCTTTAAGTGGGGTGTAGCGTGCTGAGCATGGGAAAGGGGTTTTTCCCTGACCGCCGTGCTAACAGGGCAGCCTTCCCAAAGCATGGCTGTTCATCCCCTCCTGCTCTAGATGATGAATGCAGCCACTAGCAGGAGAACGTTGTGCAGGGCCTGTCATCTGCTTTTATTGCATGCTTTGGTGTATCTGGGCAGAGACCTTTGGTCTCCGAGCAGGCTGGATGCCAGCCATCGCCGATGTGAAGGCCCCATAGCTTCGCTAGCACAGCCCTCTGCTCTCAGCCCAGCTTACTGTATTAGCTCAAGCCTGATGCCTTTGGATTGGAGCTGGCTGAGATCCAGCTGGCTTGAAGCACAGGAGGAGTGAGCGCAGGTCTGTCTGTAAAAGGCTGTGCAGACATACTCTAGTCTAGCATTACCTACTGGTATGTCCGGGTGCTGATTTTACGTGGATGTTTTGAAGCCCTGCGTTTGGGAGCCAAATCTAGGGCTGTGGCCGATTCTTGAGCCTGGTCTCTTTCTGAGCGAGGTGTGTTGTGGATTAGAGATTTCTCAGGAGGCAAATTATGGTGTGTGTTTAGCATATTCTGGACCAGGATGAAGATGATCGGCCATTCCCTAGCTCGTACGGTGGTGGGGTTAGTCCGACACTCTCTGCTGGGGCTAACTGATTatagctatttcttttttttcctagtttggCAACaaccctttctcttccttgacGGGGAATTCTGATAGCTCAAGCTCTCAGCCTTTGCGGACGGAGAACAGAGAGCCGTTACCGAACCCCTGGAGCCCCACGCCCCCTGCTTCCCAGAGCCAGGCACCCAGCAGCGAAGGGAGCGCTGGCTCGGCAACCACCCAAAGCACACCGACTGTATCCAACCCCTTTGGGCTGAATGCTGCTAGCATTGGGTCTGGTAAGTAAGCAAGAGAGGAACCAGAGGGTGCTACTGACTGAATAGGTCACCCAGGCTTCCTTGGAAAGTGCTTCTCTCTGGCATTTGGGTGCCTGTCCGTGGGTGCTCTCCAGATGAATGATTCTAGCCCAGTTGCAAGCACAAATTATTTCTTGGTGCCTGTTGGAGGGTTACTTGGGAACCCTGATGTCCCTGCAGCCCTTGAGTATGGGAGAGTGGCAAGCCAAGCACTACCGTGGCTGTCCACAGCGATATTTGCTGTTGGCCAGGGTATGAAGTAAACGCATTGCTGTTATATGTCGTGTTATATTTCAGGgcctgcagcagggctcaggCTTGTAAGGGGTTTTCCTttgtcttctcttccctttccccgtACAGGCATGTTTAACAGCCCAGAGATGCAAGGACTGCTGCAGCAGATTTCCGAAAACCCTCAGCTGATGCAGAACATGATCTCCGCCCCTTATATGCGGAGCATGATGCAAACTCTTGCCCAGAACCCAGACTTTGCAGCACAGGTAAAAGTGTTGCAGTTGTCTCCTGTTGTCAGACAGGCCATGAGCACAGCGCTTGTGAGACCAGTCTGCTTGTATAGCTGGAGTGGTTCCTCTCACAGAAACCAGGGAGCTGAGTGAATGTAGACAGTTTTGTTGTAATTCTTGATAGCTTGAAGACAGTCACGGTGCTGAACCCTGTTTCTTAGCAGAGCCCCTGACAAAAAAGGTGGCTTTTAAAGGAACATGGGAATGGCCCTTTGCTTTGCCCATGGCCAAATGGCCCCTGTTCAACACTGCGTCTAGGAATTGAGCTGTCCTGTGCTGGTCCCCATTAGCAGTGGAATATGTTGAAAGCCCAGGGAGGGAGTCAGGGGTGTGACTGACTTGTTCTTCATGGCTTAGTTACATAGGGTGTAACAGCCAGTGGCAGCAACCCTCTGACCCTACCTACGTGTGCTGTCTCTTGCTAGATCATGGTAAATGTCCCCCTCTTTGCTGGAAATCCACAGCTTCAAGAACAGCTCCGCCTTCAGCTCCctgtcttcctgcagcaggTAAAGGCCCCTGTCTGGCCCTGTGCTGCTCTCAGCCCCCGGGCTCCAGAGCTTTTCCATCCTCTGTAGGAAACGGAGTATCTCAGCTGCTTCGTCAGGTGGACTAGGAAGCATGTAGGCTTGGGTGGTCTGGGCTGTGAGGGAAGGGGGTTTGcacaggggagagagaaaggaagagcttGCTTAGACAAGGCAATCTAAATCAAGTATCTAAATGTCCTAAAGGTAGACTTCAAATGAGACTAGTTAAGCTACATGAAACCCCTGTGTGGACAGTCTCTCACTGTAATGAGctcacaaaaattaaaacagctaaTTGTGCTAGAGCAGCTGGTTCACTCGGGTAAATCAAATCACATTAATGCCAAAGGTATGTGCCCCCAGTTCTAACCTGATTCACCTAGTTCATGTAGGAAATTTGGAACTCGACTCTCTGAGTATCCCTTTAGATGAGCCCTGCAGTCTGGAGACTTGAAGGAGGAACCAGACTCGCAGGTTTGCGCTGGCTGCAGGGTGAGAGGTGCAGCTCTGTGCTGATCGTCATTCAGACTTAAAGCTGGTGGATCTCTGGCTGCGGAAGCTCTCGCTGTTTGGTACCGCTGTGTCTCTTTTGCCTTTGCTCACAGATGCAGAACCCAGACTCCCTCTCCATCCTCACCAACCCCCGCGCCATGCAGGCGCTCCTCCAGATCCAGCAGGGACTCCAGACGCTGCAAACAGAGGCCCCAGGACTAGTGCCAAGGTAATAAGCGCTTTAGAGTGGgtttctgcaggcagagctgacaTGCTTGATACCAGCAGGCAGACTAGCTGTTGATTCATCGAGGAGATCTGCTTAGGGCACTCTGTCATGGGGCTTTCTGCATGTGCGTGCGTGTGCACCTGCAGGCCTCTGTGAGCTCTGGCTAATTAGCACTTTCTGCTTATTTGTACTTCACGCGGGAAGTCTTTGACCCTTTCTTTTTGGAGAAAAGGTTGGGAAACCACTTGGTCCTTCAGCCCCATCTTTTGTGTGCTGTATTCGGTACCAGCTGAACTCAAGAATTGTATCTCTGGAGAACTATGAGATGCACAGGCACAAGGTTGGGTGGGTACCTTGGGGCAGTGGTCTGCCAGCACCCCTCAGGCCGCCTGCTCTCTGGCTGCATGGGCCATGTTCAGTGTCTATGGTTCCTTTCAGGCCTGCGCCTCTGTTAGGATCACCTACTCCCAGCACCATGTGAGACCAGGGTTCAAACGCAGCCGGTTTCATTTACAAAGCTGTCCTGTAGTGTGGGCCTCAGCAAGGGCCAGCCTGGCAGGGCCTGCTGGTCACCGTGCTGCCCAGCTCTTGGGACACTCAGAAGTGCTGGCTTGCCTCTGAGCGCGCCCTACCTTCCTCCGCAGCCTCGGCTCCTTCGGCATGCCTCGAATGCCCCCGTCCTCCACAGGAGGAAGCACAATCCCGGAGAACCCCGTTCCCTCCGCTTCAACGCCGGCCAGTGCCTCTCCAGCTGGGGGTGGTAACCCCCAACAGCAGCTCATGCAGCAGATGATCCAGCTGCTGGCCGGAGGAAGCTCTCAAGTATGTAACGCCCAGCTGCATGTTGGTACGCTTCTGGGGAGGGACATCCTCCGGGCGAGCGAGAGGCTGTCCCAGTCACACCCCGCTCTAGGGATGTGGTCCCCAGCAGGTTTCTCTTGGCTCCGGTGCTTTGTATGAAGTTCGGTGTCTCGGGCTGGCTGGTTCTTTAGGGCGTAGTAACCCTTTGCACGGGTTAGAAGCTAAGAGTGCCAGGGATCCCCCTGCCAGCGCTGCTGTCACCGCAGGTACAGAGCTTGGGCTAACTGTGCAGTGTGCCTGCTGTGCCAAAGCCCGTGACAACGTGGGGAGGTGGGTAACGTCACTAAACGAGCCTGGACTATTTCCGTACGCCTAAAGCTGAGCTCTGGGTCCCTGCTCAGCCGTCGTTGCCGGCCCTGCCCGTATTGGTTGTTGATCTCTGCTGTCCAACTATAAGGTCTTTGTCCTTTCCCTCTGTAGGCGCAGAGTCCTGAAGTGCGAttccaacagcagctggaacagCTGAACGCCATGGGCTTCATTAATCGTGAGGCCAACCTCCAGGCGCTTATTGCCACTGGCGGAGACATCAATGCAGCTATTGAGAGACTGCTGGGCTCCCAGCCTTCCTAAACTCTTGTCATGCTGCCCCACAGACATCAGCACATGCATCCATACACATGCACAGGGGATCTTTCAGGAAAGCCTGCCATCATTTTCATATCTGACAGCTGTccatgtatttaaaacaaagatacaGCTTAACCCCGACCTTCCTACTAAGTTAAGATTTCATGTTGAAATGCTCTTTAACTGGCTTGTATGTGGATTCCAGTTCTCATCGTGGCCACAGAGACTTCagatgtgtattttttcctaaatatgcCCTCTGTCTCAGacactcttctctctctctctagaTGGTAGAGGCGATACTTCTAGTTACTTACCTGAATGATTGTGTTTTGAGTAGCTTGATTTTAACTGTACATGATTCCCTCCCCTAGCCCTCCTTTCaggcaaatatttaaaacttgaGCCAAGTTTGGTTTTTAGTTATTTCTCCCAGCATCTTATTGGGAAtggatcaaaagaaaaattgaaatgaCCTGGAATTTTCTGATGTCATTTGTCTTAATGTTCCATTGGATTAACTGAGCCCGTGTCTTTTGCACACAGGTGCCTCTGATCTCCTGGTAGAGGGTTCATTTCTTCAAACTACATTTGAAATATGGCCTCTTTATGCTCTTGGGATGGTGTAAAGGAGCCTAGATGCCTTCAGGGATCAGGCTTGCTGTTCTTAAACTTGAGTTGAAAGTGCCGTGCAGAAGAACGTGTTCGAGAGGTGTGTTTCTGCCCGAGCGATTTAGTTCTGGCGCAAGGGCGTCCGGGGTTTGTTGCCGCTTGTGCTCAGTAGGCTTATTCCTGAAAGcgtaaaaacaaaaaaaaaggaaattgaaaaataaGTTAACGATCTCGCTTCACTGGAAAATGTTCGTGTTCCTCCCAGTTTAGATCCAtcctccacctccccaccccgccCATTTTGGTGTGTTTGAATGTTACGACTCTCCAAGAAACTCCCCGAGGACCAGCAGGGTGATATTTCCCAAGAGCCTCCGTGGCTGTGTAATTTGCATACCATttttatcaaagaaaaataaatgcgCACAACCATCTGTCTCCCTGCACTCCATGTATCTTCCTTGATTGCCACATTTAAGCTGATTGAGTTCCCCTAGTTACAGGTGATTAATCTGTCTTGTCGCCCGTGCTCACCTCTTGCAGATAGCGTGGGGTGTTGTGCAGCCTCCCCACCTGGCCGGGCTTCCTCCCCTCTTGTGGCAGGGAACCTTTTTGATGTATTtaagaaatgctgctgcaggtTTGCCCAAAATCTGGCCCTAACCAGAAGCTTCCTTTGAATTAGGGACTCTCAAGTAGGACAAGCCAACAGCTACTCGGTAGCTCTGGATTTGGAGGACCTGATCCACGGTGTGTAAGAAGCTGGTGGGCTCTGCTGACCCCAGAGGTGTTTGCTCGCAGCGGGACTGTGCCCGGGGAACCATTTTACCCCTCCTTTTCTGTAGGAATCACAGTGCTTGCTGTTAGCATGCTGGTTTGGGGGTGTTTTTATGGCTTCTTTTAGTAGGGGAGGATTGGGTAGTgagagggcaggggaggaatTGCAGTGCTGTTTTCTTGTATACCTGTAAAACCTGCTGCACCCAGCTCGCTTCTGAGTTTGAGATGGCATCTCTCAGTACCCTGTGTTGTTGGAGAGCGTAGGTGGACCGGTGGTTGCTGAGAAAACACGGGAGTGCACACGGGCTGGAAACGCTCCTGCCTTTGTGTACGTGCGTCACGATGAGACCGGGGTTTTTTAGATGAGCGTTCAGAAAGCCTCGCTTTAATCTCTTGGAAGCTGAGCGCATACGTGTGGATTTCTTCTTACAACCTCTTctcaaatgcaaaatgaatttGCAAAGAGTTGTGTAAGGATGGGTACTGAAGTTCCTGATTGCACTGGCAGGGTCAGAGCTCTTTCCTCATGTTGCTTATCGGCCCCTTTGCAGCTAAAAATGGGCTTGTACAAAGGGCTGTACGGTCCTTCGTGATCTCTTAGATGTGGCGGATGTCCTTTGCCTGCTCTAAGGTCTGTGTATCTCTGCAAAGGCTCTGTCCCCATGCAAGCCAGCTCTTGCAAAGAATGCGCTTGTGGGAGGATGGGGTAACCAGGCAAGAGAGAGAGCAGAGAAGGCAGCTGGAAGGAGAGATGGTGCCGCTGGGTCGCGGGGAGCAGGGACGTACCCCCATCTTTGCGCTGAGGTTGAGCTGTGCGTTTGAAcctctttgaaaaacaaaactagtCCCAAACCCTGTTGTTTCTGGCCAGCCACAAACAGTCCTTCCAGCTCCCTCCTCGGTGTCAGCAAGATGTGCTGATGCGGCGTAAATCACACCAACGCGAGGGATTTGCGTGTGCGCGAGGGGAGCTGGCGTGCTGCTCGCTGGCAGGACAGGAGCTTCTGACCTGTCCCTCCGCTTCTGACGTAGGGGAGACTcggaggggctgcggggggtccGGTGAGCCCAAAGCAGCGAGACTGCCGAGAGGGAGGGCTCCTGCGAGGCTGTGGCTGCCGTCGCTGGCGTCAGCATGGCGAGGCGAGCTGGGCCGCGCCGAGGCTGGCTGCTCGGCGCCCGTGGGGTGGAGGGGTCCCGCTGGCAGCATAGGCAGAGTGCTGTGAATTACTGGGGAGAATGAACGCGCCTCTTGTAGAAGTTCTGGCTAGGATATTTGTTCTGACACTGAGGTCCTGCTTTTCCAGAGAGGGCTCTGGACCGTGGCAAGTGCGTGGAAGCCATTCCCCGCTGCTTCCCATGGAAGGAGGATAACGCTTGTCATCCATCTGGGGGAGAAGCGAGGAGGTGGAAGTGCTCAGTCTTCACAGGCCATTCAGTCCTCAGTGTCTCTCTGCTCATTTaagcaggaaaacatatttctCCTGTCTCTTTATGTCACAGCGACCGCTCTTATGTCAGTTTGAGATCATTCCTCACCTGCTACCAGCCAAGGTGCTAAAATAAAGATAACAGGGCAGCCTGCTATCTCGGCTTGCAGCCTCTGTTTGCATCTGATGTTCATCTACCAGCTCTCCAGCTTCCCCCGGGGCGATTTGGCAAAGCTGCCACCCTCCTTCGTGCTGCTCCGGAGGGGCTTTGCCATACCCGCGTGGAGCAGCCGGGTGCAGTCGTGGCTCTGGCTTTGGCACCGAAGCAGCGCAGAGGGGAGCAGCCGCTGCCccccctggggaaggggacgAGCTCAGGCAAATGCCCTGCGCTGGGGCAGCTTTTAGCAACCCCTCTCTCCTTACAGGAGTTATTTCCCTTAAGGTTGTGCTGAGCGCTGTCTCGTTAGCGGCGTTTGGCGGCTCTTCCCTGCGGCCGCTACAACTGATGCGCTGGGGAGCGGAAAAGCATCGTGCCCATGCCCTGGGATGAAGCGCCGAGCTCAGAGCTCTGCCCTGCGCCTGCCCGGGGAGTCTTTGGCCTCGGCTCTGGGCAGGGTAGTGGGAGCAGCAGCGTTCCCCCCTTCTCAAAATGGGGGGAGaaaagctgggagggaagggcttGGGGTTTCGCCAGCACggctgcaggaggcaggggcGGCAGGGTGGGACGCTGGGGCTGTGGCTGGAGGAGCCCGGGGGTGTGATGGATGCAGCCGCTCCGGCGCTGGGTTTCGCGTCTCACCTTTGGTCTGCCCAGGCTTGGGAGGGAGAGGCGGCTTTGAAGACTGGTGAGAAGGGAGCTTTTTAGTGAAACATTAATCCCCTCCAGAGAGCTTTCCCTAATCCGCAGTAATGTGCTGTTCAAAAGCCCTCTTTCAAAGGAACAATTGCACTTTCTTGCTGTTccatctctccttcccccaggaATTGCCCAAAGGTGTTCCTTGCtgactgtttcctctcatttctttctctgataaatagaattaattcctttaaaatgtaatggaaGGACCAATTTCCTCATCAGGTAGTGGTGAATCTGGCTGATCGATTGAGAGAGATTTCTGCTGTCAAGGACTTGTTTCCACTTtattcctcccccctccctggtGGAAAACTGCACCCTTTTCCCCCCAACAACCAAATGTAACACTTTCCCCTTCAAAATCAAATCTCTTTAATGAGGAAGAGGGAGATATTGCAGGAAATGAGTGTCTCAATTTCTTTCAAgaaaccatttctttttattattaccaCGGTTGCTGACCACGACGGGCTGTTTCCTGCGGCCACAGCCCTGATTATGGGGGTGCCAGTTCAAACCGACCCTGTTAATAACTTGTGAATGTGCTgcaaggggaggggggcagcaggggcaTCTCCCGGGGTTAGGAGCTCATGGAGTGGGCTGGCttgaaaaaatacatacttgtgtatatatatacacccaGAGACATATATACACACGTATGTATATTGAACTGCTGCAGCATCAGCTTTGCTCAGCTGCAGGAGCTATAAGGAAGGGCTACAGGTAGCGCAGGCTGAATGATGCTCCTTGGCCCCTGCGCTCAATTCTGCAGCATTTCAGGGCAGAAAACCATGATTTAGAAAGCGGCTGGGACAGCGCCAGCGTGCTCGGCTGCCTGCCAGCAGGACGCGGCCGTGGCACGTGCGGGTCCATCTTCACGTTGCTCTGACtcggtttatttttaatttctccagcaAGTTGATACCGTGTTCCCCGCGGCCACCCGCCCGGTCCCGGCGGCGTTTCACCAGGGTTTGCACGTGGGTGCAGCATTCCCAGCCCACGGGGTcggctgtgctggagcaggcagtgcCCACCGGCGCGGAGCCTGTGCCCGGGGCAGGGCGGAGACTGGGATTTGTTGTTTGCTCCCCTTGACATCGGAAACAACAAAATCACAAGTCTTCCAGCCTGCCCCAGGGCTGAAGGACGTACGGGTGGCGAAGGGTCGTCCggagagctgtgctggagctgccctggggaaggagaaagggagaggggtGGTGTTCGGGCACCTGCCCTCCCTTCTGGCTCTACGGCCCTGTGAAGGGTTAGGTTGGGTCTGGCTGCTGCCCCTGCGCTTGCACCCATGGGTGCACAAGGGGCTGTGTCACCCGCAAAACTCAGTGGGTTTCTAATGTGCACCAGGAGAGGGTCCTGGGTGCCAGAGGGGCTTCGCAGCCCTTGGCCGCTGCTGGCAGCGGTAACACAAAGAGCAGTGGTTGTGCCCGATGTCCCAGCCTGCCCGGTGCCTGTGATGGGGCTGAGCCCCAGCCCCGACCTCCTGGCTGGGAGCCCGGAGAGCCAGTGGGCTCCAGCCCCATCTGCCAGGGTTGGAGAAGCCTCTCGCGCCGTTCCGGGAAGGGTGTCTGCTGTTGGCAGATTTTTGCGGTGCTGGGACGTTTGGTCCTGCTCTGCCCGTGTTTTCCTGGGTGTCCCGGTGGGAATATCCCCATCCTTGCCGCCTcggtttccctgccctgtgagACACATCGGGGGTGCGGCCATGAGACGGCTCTGCCACGAAggttattgctgctttttttaatcctagCAGACAGAGCAGATAGCAGTGAAATATGGAGCAGTCAAGGCTGCTGCCCCACAGACCAGTCTGCTGCGGTCTCCCGGCTTGGCACGACCCTGCAGATAAGCCCCCAGCGCTCTTATCGAGGGGAGTGGGAAGGAAAGGCAGCTCTTGCAGGGGCTGGGTGGGAAAGTAAAGTGCAAGGAGATGCAGGAGCGACGCTCacggggctggagcaggggagaggaTGTCTCTCGACCCCATCAGCCACACCGGTGAAATGCTGCCGCTCTGTGTGACGGTTGTAGCTGGGCAAAGTGCAGAGCCGGTGCCTTTGCTGCACGGGATGCACAGCACACGCTCCACATGCACCCTGTTGCACCCCGTTCATGCCACACATCCCACGAACACCCTGTCATGCACCCCGTTGCACAGCACCCTCCGTGTTCACCCCATGCACCCCCCCGTAGACCCCATTGCACCCCACACGCCCTGTGCGCACCCCGTCACGCACCTCGTGGTACCCCTGCTCACCTGGGGGCTGGTCGCCCGTCCTCCCCACCGACTCTCCCAGCTGGTGTCGGCACAGCAGGAGATCGCGGCAGCTCcgagctgctcctgcccagccgGAGCGTGCTGTGAGCAGCCCCGCAGCAAGGCATTGGCACGGGGTCGGGGGGGGGACACCCCTACACGCGCTGCCTCCCCGCTGGACCACGTCCTCCTCCCGCTTTAGGAAGCGGAGCTTTGCTGGAGCAAAGGGAGTTCCGAGGGCTGGGACATGGGTGCgtgtctccatccctggggcaTCACCCGGGCCAGACGCCCCTGGACAGCAGGGCGAGGGGTGCCAAAGCgggctgcccccagctccgcAGGCACAGCCAAGCCCAGGGTGCCGGCAGCTGCCAGCGTCTGGAAGCCTTGCAGCGAGGCTGGCCTGGCAATAGGCTGGCCTTGGTGACAGCTTTGAGTGGCAGCTGGCGaagggatggagctgggagggacgAGGACGCAGCACTTGGCCTGGCCCAGCTGCACGATGCACCGGGGATGGGTTGTGGTGcatgggggcggggggcgggggggcagagGGGCCACGCCACGGGCTCGGGGTCTGCCCGCTCCCCACTGCGCAGCCCTGGAGAGAAGCAAACGGCCCCAGCTGCGAGGCCGAGCGCTCTGCCGTGGTTTCCACTGGGCTTTCCGCCTGGGCACGCGTGCCCGtgtgcacacgcgtgtgcgcGCACATGCACCCTCTGGGGCTGCGCAGCCCCCCGGCTCACGCACCGCAGCGCCCGCACACGTGCGGAGCAGGCGGCGAGCTGGGAGTAAATTGCCacgcgtgtgcgtgtgcgtgtgcgtgcgGTCACGGCCGGCTGCGGGCGTGCGCGCTCCCGTGGCACCCCCagctgggggtggtggtgtgggtGCGTGGGGGTATGCGCATACGTGTCCGTGCATGTGCACACGCGTGTCCGTGCCTGCGTTTGTGCACGTGTGTCCCCGCGTGGTGCGTGCGCGTATATGCCAATCGGTGCGTGGGGCCGTGGGTCGGTCTGTCCGTGTGTCCGTGCGCCCGTGCGCGCGCGCGCCGTCAGaacccgccccccgccccgcccggccaTGCGCGGTCGGTGCTTCCCGCCGGGAGGCGGcgtgggaaggggaggaggcggcgtgggaaggggagggggcggcgggacgGACCCCCCGGAGCAGCGGCCATGAGCGCCCCGCAACCGCCGGGCCGCGGGATGCGGTTCGCCGAGAGCCAGCTGCGGCGGCACGGCTGGCGGCGAGGTGGGGGCCTGCCCAGCCTTGGACCTCCGGACCCCCCCCCGGTCCGCCCCTCCGGTCCCGGACCCTCCTCCCCCCGGTTCCCTCCTggtccccagccccccccgATCCCCAGTCCTGTCCCCggaccccccagccccctcgcCGGTCCCCAACCCCAGTCCCCGGCCCTCCCcggacccccccgccccccgatTCCCAGTCCCATCCCTGCCGTCCCgtccctcccccatcccacgtCCCATCCCAGGCCCTCCCCGGTCACCCCCCCCGGCTCCCTCCTGGTCCCCAACTCCCTCCCCCCCAATCCTCTCCccggaccccccccccccccccccgattcCCAGTCCCATTCCAGGCCCTCCCcggtcccccccgcccccaaccTCATCCCCCTCGATCCTcagcgccccccgccccccccccatcccctctccggtccccagctctccctggccccccccccccgccggaTTCCCAGTGCTGTCCCTGCCACGACCCTAGTCCCCAGTCCCGTTCCCggtccccagccccccccggTCCCtggccctccccagcccctcttcCCAGCGGAGCGGGGCT of the Phalacrocorax aristotelis chromosome 25, bGulAri2.1, whole genome shotgun sequence genome contains:
- the UBQLN4 gene encoding ubiquilin-4 isoform X2: MAEPSGGGPGPGGEGEAGLGGPGGALIRVTVKTPKDKEEIVIADGASVREFKEEISRRFKAKQDQLVLIFAGKILKDGDTLNQHGIKDGLTVHLVIKTPQKVQDSTSAASAPNAASAPTATPSSPAAPSQPSTSSSAVSDAGSGSRRSSGSGTVGGPGDGGPNSATSILSGFGGITGLGNLGMGSANFMELQQQMQRQLMSNPEMLSQIMENPLVQNMMSNPDLMRQMIMANPQMQQLMERNPEISHMLNNPELMRQTMELARNPAMMQEMMRNQDRALSNLESIPGGYNALRRMYTDIQEPMFSAAREQFGNNPFSSLTGNSDSSSSQPLRTENREPLPNPWSPTPPASQSQAPSSEGSAGSATTQSTPTVSNPFGLNAASIGSGMFNSPEMQGLLQQISENPQLMQNMISAPYMRSMMQTLAQNPDFAAQMQNPDSLSILTNPRAMQALLQIQQGLQTLQTEAPGLVPSLGSFGMPRMPPSSTGGSTIPENPVPSASTPASASPAGGGNPQQQLMQQMIQLLAGGSSQAQSPEVRFQQQLEQLNAMGFINREANLQALIATGGDINAAIERLLGSQPS
- the UBQLN4 gene encoding ubiquilin-4 isoform X1, which encodes MAEPSGGGPGPGGEGEAGLGGPGGALIRVTVKTPKDKEEIVIADGASVREFKEEISRRFKAKQDQLVLIFAGKILKDGDTLNQHGIKDGLTVHLVIKTPQKVQDSTSAASAPNAASAPTATPSSPAAPSQPSTSSSAVSDAGSGSRRSSGSGTVGGPGDGGPNSATSILSGFGGITGLGNLGMGSANFMELQQQMQRQLMSNPEMLSQIMENPLVQNMMSNPDLMRQMIMANPQMQQLMERNPEISHMLNNPELMRQTMELARNPAMMQEMMRNQDRALSNLESIPGGYNALRRMYTDIQEPMFSAAREQFGNNPFSSLTGNSDSSSSQPLRTENREPLPNPWSPTPPASQSQAPSSEGSAGSATTQSTPTVSNPFGLNAASIGSGMFNSPEMQGLLQQISENPQLMQNMISAPYMRSMMQTLAQNPDFAAQIMVNVPLFAGNPQLQEQLRLQLPVFLQQMQNPDSLSILTNPRAMQALLQIQQGLQTLQTEAPGLVPSLGSFGMPRMPPSSTGGSTIPENPVPSASTPASASPAGGGNPQQQLMQQMIQLLAGGSSQAQSPEVRFQQQLEQLNAMGFINREANLQALIATGGDINAAIERLLGSQPS